One Falsihalocynthiibacter arcticus DNA segment encodes these proteins:
- a CDS encoding CRTAC1 family protein: protein MAILRVGENRFLRGLGDCAFTPFTSLDYIPDTAWTTAFSATWEGTNTLPTMAFGNYVDRNDPEGPFGTCDENTLLRPKDGTYSTPTQLAPGFCALSILFSDWSRSGQADLRVSNDRHYYVKGGSEQMWEMAPEPRLYTQADGWKDYMIWGMGIASRDLTGDGYSEVYLTSMGDQKLQSPTGDGTPNFIDYTYERGTTAHRPFTGEDGRPSTGWHVAFGDIENNGRDDIFIAKGNVERMAGAAMEDPNNLLMQDENGNFSEQGDVAGIASLVRSRGAALVDFNGDGLLDLAVNNRKADIELYQNTSTDTGNWVSLKVQQAGVNRDAIGAFVEVKTDTGVQTREITIGGGHAGGELGPLHFGLGMAKTATVRVIWPDNTTSEWYDFTPNQPFVFQRDEGLKPL, encoded by the coding sequence TTGGCCATATTGCGTGTCGGGGAAAACCGTTTTCTGCGCGGGTTGGGCGACTGTGCGTTTACGCCGTTCACCAGCCTTGATTACATCCCAGATACCGCTTGGACCACGGCGTTTTCGGCCACATGGGAGGGCACAAACACCCTGCCAACAATGGCCTTTGGAAACTACGTCGACCGCAATGATCCCGAGGGGCCCTTCGGGACCTGCGATGAAAATACGCTTTTGCGGCCAAAGGACGGCACATACTCCACTCCCACACAACTCGCCCCCGGTTTTTGCGCCCTTTCCATCTTGTTTTCCGATTGGTCACGCAGTGGTCAGGCTGATTTGAGAGTCTCAAACGACCGACATTATTATGTCAAAGGTGGCTCTGAGCAAATGTGGGAAATGGCCCCCGAACCACGGCTTTATACTCAAGCGGACGGCTGGAAAGACTACATGATTTGGGGCATGGGAATCGCAAGCCGCGACCTGACTGGCGACGGGTATTCCGAGGTCTACCTCACCTCCATGGGCGACCAAAAACTACAAAGCCCCACAGGCGACGGCACCCCAAATTTCATAGACTACACCTATGAGCGCGGAACCACCGCCCATCGTCCCTTCACGGGTGAAGATGGCCGCCCCAGCACAGGGTGGCACGTCGCCTTTGGCGATATCGAAAACAACGGACGTGACGACATTTTTATCGCCAAAGGCAATGTTGAACGCATGGCTGGCGCGGCCATGGAAGACCCGAACAACCTCTTGATGCAAGATGAAAACGGCAATTTCTCGGAGCAAGGCGACGTTGCAGGCATCGCAAGCCTCGTGCGCAGTCGCGGCGCGGCGCTGGTCGATTTCAATGGCGACGGTCTGCTTGATCTGGCGGTCAATAACCGCAAGGCCGACATTGAGTTGTATCAGAATACATCTACGGACACCGGAAATTGGGTGAGCCTAAAAGTTCAACAAGCTGGCGTTAATCGGGATGCCATCGGCGCTTTTGTCGAGGTCAAAACGGATACAGGCGTTCAAACGCGTGAAATCACCATCGGTGGCGGACATGCTGGTGGCGAATTGGGACCGTTGCATTTTGGGCTTGGGATGGCCAAAACTGCAACCGTTCGTGTTATTTGGCCAGACAACACAACATCCGAGTGGTACGATTTCACACCGAACCAGCCCTTTGTTTTTCAGCGCGATGAGGGTCTTAAACCGCTTTAA
- a CDS encoding cytochrome-c peroxidase has translation MKPICFVFAFLGTTALADVASTLPTANAVFPDLEAANVQLGQFLFYDPILSGNKNIACATCHHPSLGTSDGVSLGIGEGGIGLGMKRIHDPKNPPEARIPRNAPALWNLGATEFSVMFHDGRIEASPDKPSAMRTPLGVEMVTGFKSPLAAQAMFPVLSADEMAGHYSENDVSKAVRMGQSSQEGGAWDIIAARVENIPEYRAMFDAQIGSETPITFQHIANVIADFIAFEWRADDSLFDRHLRGEGVLEGAALLGMELFYGEAQCGTCHSGQFQTDHAFHAIAMPQLGPGKAAPFENHVRDTGRMGVTGKSQDAYAFRTPSLRNLSVTGPYGHAGAYSDLRDVVEHHLSPVASLENYDPALARLPAFSEVEDWGIRADEKEISDIAAASELAPNHGLTDSDVDALMAFLATLDDTKMGQGRLGIPQRVPSGLPLD, from the coding sequence ATGAAACCCATATGTTTTGTTTTCGCATTTTTGGGAACAACAGCACTCGCCGATGTGGCGTCAACACTGCCAACAGCCAACGCGGTTTTTCCTGATCTTGAGGCCGCAAATGTGCAACTTGGCCAGTTCCTATTTTATGATCCGATCCTGAGCGGAAACAAAAATATCGCCTGCGCGACGTGCCATCACCCAAGTTTGGGAACGTCGGATGGGGTTTCTCTGGGGATCGGCGAAGGCGGCATTGGGCTTGGAATGAAGCGCATCCATGATCCGAAAAACCCACCTGAAGCGCGCATTCCGCGCAATGCTCCGGCGCTGTGGAATCTCGGTGCCACCGAATTTTCGGTCATGTTCCATGACGGGCGGATTGAGGCGAGTCCGGATAAGCCAAGCGCCATGCGCACGCCCCTCGGTGTGGAAATGGTTACGGGATTTAAGTCGCCCCTCGCGGCGCAGGCGATGTTTCCCGTCCTATCTGCCGACGAAATGGCGGGTCACTATTCGGAAAATGACGTTTCAAAAGCGGTCCGTATGGGCCAAAGCAGCCAAGAAGGTGGTGCGTGGGATATCATCGCTGCGCGGGTTGAGAATATCCCCGAATATCGCGCAATGTTTGACGCCCAAATCGGTAGCGAGACGCCCATCACGTTCCAACACATTGCGAATGTGATTGCCGATTTTATTGCCTTTGAATGGCGCGCCGATGACAGTCTTTTTGATCGTCATTTGCGCGGTGAAGGGGTGCTAGAGGGCGCGGCCCTTTTGGGGATGGAGCTTTTTTATGGGGAGGCGCAATGCGGCACGTGCCACAGTGGCCAGTTCCAAACAGATCACGCGTTTCATGCCATTGCCATGCCGCAACTCGGACCCGGAAAAGCCGCACCATTTGAGAACCATGTAAGGGATACGGGGCGCATGGGGGTGACGGGGAAATCCCAAGATGCCTATGCCTTTCGCACCCCAAGTTTACGGAATCTTTCCGTCACGGGGCCTTACGGGCACGCGGGGGCCTATTCGGATTTGCGCGATGTCGTTGAGCACCATTTGTCGCCTGTCGCGTCATTGGAAAACTACGACCCAGCCCTCGCAAGGCTCCCAGCGTTTTCGGAAGTTGAGGACTGGGGTATTCGGGCGGACGAAAAGGAAATATCAGATATCGCTGCGGCGTCCGAATTGGCTCCAAATCACGGTTTAACCGATAGCGATGTTGATGCGCTCATGGCGTTTCTTGCAACCCTCGACGACACAAAAATGGGACAAGGGCGTTTGGGGATTCCCCAGCGTGTTCCCAGTGGATTGCCGCTTGATTAA